ATGAAGCCGGAGATCCAGGCGCTGCTCGGCAACTCCGGTGGCGTCCCGATCGGTGCGGACGTGTCCGCGATCACCGACCCGAAGAACAAGGAACTGATCGAGAACTTCAACAAGATCAACGCCGCCAACGGTCTCGCGTTCTACCCGGACTGGCCGGCACCCGGCTACTACGACGTGCTCGTGGCCGGCATGCAGAACCTGATCAACGGCTCCAAGGACCCGGCGGCGGTCCTGAACGAGATCGCCACGCCGTACAACGACAACCTCGCCAGCATCGGCAAGTAGCAGCACCGGCACCGCGCCGGCGGCCCTCGGGTCGCCGGCGCGGGTCCGCCACTGAAAGGCACCCCCCTCACCATGGCCAAGACCCGGTCCCGGCAGGGCGGCAAGAGCGGCTATCTGCTCTTCCTGCTCCCCGGCGTGCTGCTCTTCACCGCCGTCATCGTCATTCCGCTGATCATGAACATCGGGATCAGCTTCACCCGCTGGCAGGGCATCGGCACCCCGCAGTGGGTCGGGCTGGAGCACTACGAGCGGCTTCTCGGCGACGCGAACTTCTGGGCGTCGTTCCGGAACATCCTCTTCATCATCGTCGCGATGGTGGTCGTACCGACGCTGCTCGGTCTCTTCCTCGCCGCGGTCCTGTTCGACTACGTCGGCAAGAAGATCGGCCCGGGTACGGCGAGCGTCTTCCGCTCCGGCCTCTACCTGCCGCAGGTGCTCCCGGTCGCGGTCACCGGCATCGTGTGGGGCTGGTTCCTCAACTCCAGCACCGGCGTCTTCAACTCGATCCTGGACAGCATCGGGCTCGGTTTCCTCGCGCAGAACTGGCTCGGCGACCCGAAGTGGGCGCTCTGG
This genomic window from Catenuloplanes niger contains:
- a CDS encoding carbohydrate ABC transporter permease gives rise to the protein MAKTRSRQGGKSGYLLFLLPGVLLFTAVIVIPLIMNIGISFTRWQGIGTPQWVGLEHYERLLGDANFWASFRNILFIIVAMVVVPTLLGLFLAAVLFDYVGKKIGPGTASVFRSGLYLPQVLPVAVTGIVWGWFLNSSTGVFNSILDSIGLGFLAQNWLGDPKWALWSVMFVMVWVQLGYPVVMFMSGLQRVDPELYEAADLDGAGWWQKFTRIAVHLIKPEIYVVLVTTTISALKIFGQIFVLTRGGPGNSTLVPSYFAWQNFFEKFNAGYGAAISTVLTLIIIVLTYVFLRIQTADERRGA